TGGCGTCCTTGACCGTGGCGACGATGACGTCGCCCAGCCCCGCGTACCGACGGCCGGAGCCGCCGAGCACGCGAATGGTCAGGAGTTCCTTGGCGCCCGTGTTGTCGGCGACCTTGAGTCGGGATTCCTGCTGAATCACTTGGCCTTCTCCAGAATCTCAACCAGGCGCCAGCGCTTGCTGGCGCTCAGGGGGCGGGTCTCGTTGATGAGGACGAGGTCGCCGATGCCGGCGGTGTTGTTCTCATCGTGCGCCTTCACCTTGGAGGTGCGGCGCAGGACCTTGCCGTACAGCGGGTGCTTCACACGGTCTTCGACCTCGACGACGATGGTCTTGTCCATCTTGTCGCTGACGACGTAGCCGCGACGGGCCTTCCGGTAGCCACGGACGAGGGCCTCATCGGCCGCCGGCTCCACAGCCGTGGCCTTGGTGGTCTCAGCCATTACTTGGCCTCCTCAGTCTCGGTCTCGGCGATCTCGGCGGCCGCGGGGGCCTCCGTCTCCGCCTTGGACTTCGCTGCCTTCTTGGCAGGCTTCTTGGCGGGCTCAGCCTCGACCGGAGCCGGGGTGGCCCGGATCCCGAGCTCGCGCTCGCGGATCACGGTGTAGATGCGAGCGATGTCGCGCTTCACGGCGCGCAGGCGGCCGTGGCTCTCGAGCTGGCCGGTGGCCGACTGGAAGCGCAGGTTGAACAGCTCTTCCTTGGCCTTCTTCAGCTCGTCGATGAGACGCTCGTCTTCAAAGGTGTCGAGCTCGCTGGGGGCGAGCTCCTTGGTGCCGATCGCCATTACGCGTCGCCCTCCTCGCGCTTGATGATGCGTGCCTTGAGGGGCAGCTTGTGGATTGCACGGGTCATCGCCTCGCGAGCGAGGTCCTCGGAGACGCCCGAGACCTCGAAGAGGACGCGACCCGGCTTGACGTTGGCGACCCACCACTCCGGCGAGCCCTTACCGGAACCCATGCGGGTCTCGGCCGGCTTCTTGGTGAGCGGACGGTCGGGGTAGATGTTGATCCACACCTTGCCGCCACGCTTGATGTGACGCGTCATGGCGATACGAGCGGACTCGATCTGACGGTTGGTCACATAAGCGGGGGTCAGGGCCTGGATGCCGAACTCACCGAAGGAGACCTTGGTGCCACCAGTGGCCTGGCCGGAACGGCCAGGGTGGTGCTGCTTGCGGTGCTTGACTCTGCGTGGGATCAACATGGTTATGCCTCAACTCCTGCTGCGGCCGGCGCGGCCTGGGCTTCGGGCGCGTTGCTCCCCCGGCCACCGCGGCGCGGACGGTCGTTGCGCTCGCGCGACGGCTTGACGTTCGCCTGCTCGCGAGCCAGTTCCTTGTTCGTGATGTCGCCCTTGTAGATCCACACCTTGACACCGATGCGACAGAAGGTGGTCTTGGCCTCGTAAAAGCCGTAGTCGATGTTGGCGCGGAGGGTGTGCAGCGGCACACGGCCTTCGCGGTAGAACTCGGAGCGGCTCATCTCGGCCCCGCCGAGACGGCCCGACACCTGGATGCGGACGCCCTTGGCGCCGGCGCGCTGCGCGCCCTGGAGGCCCTTGCGCATCGCGCGGCGGAACGCCACGCGGGCGGCGAGCTGCTCCGCGATGCCCTGCGCGACGAGCTGGGCGTCGGCCTCGGGGTTCTTGACCTCGAGAATGTTCAGCTGGATCTGCTTGCCCGAGAGCTTCTCGAGATCGGCGCGGATGCGCTCGGCCTCGGCGCCGCGGCGACCGATCACGATGCCCGGACGGGCCGTGTGGATGTCGACGCGGACGCGGTCGCGAGTGCGCTCGATCTCGATGCGCGAGACACCCGCGCGGTCGAGCGAGGTCTTCAGCAGTGTGCGGATCTTGACGTCCTCGGCCAGGTAGTCGCTGTAGCGCTGACCCTTCTTCGTGCTGTCGGAGAACCACCGCGACACATGGTCGGTGGTGATGCCCAGACGGAAGCCATACGGGTTGACTTTCTGACCCATTAGTTGCTCGCCTTCTTCACAGTGCTGGCCTTCTTAGCTGGCTGGGCGACCTCAGCCTCATCCGGCGTCGCGAGGACGACGGTGATGTGGCTGGTGCGCTTGTTGATGCGGAAGGCACGGCCCTGAGCGCGCGGCTGGAACCGCTTCAGGGTGGTCCCTTCGTCCACGAAGGCACGGCTCACGTAGAGGTCCTGCTCATCCAGGTAGGTGTTGGTCTGGTCGGCCTTGACGCGCGCATTGGCGATGGCCGACGCGACCAGCTTGTACACCGGCTCGCTCGCGCCCTGCGGGGCGAACCTCAGGATGGCCAGGGCCTCCTGGGCCTGCTTGCCGCGGATCAGGTTGACGACGCGACGGGCCTTCATGGGGGTGACGCGGATGTGTCGCACACGTGCGATCGACTCCACCATTTCTCTCCTCCTTTTCGTCGCCGCGATTAGCGGCGACGACCCTTCTTGTCGTCCTTCACGTGACCGCGGAAGGTGCGCGTCGGCGCGAACTCGCCGAGCTTGTGACCGACCATGGTCTCGGTGACGAACACCGGGATGTGCTTGCGACCGTCATGCACCGCGATCGTGTGGCCGAGCATGGCCGGGACGATCATCGAGCGGCGCGACCAGGTCTTGATCACGTTCTTGCTGTTGGCCTCGTTCGCGGCGACCACCTTGCGAAACAGGTGCTCGTCGACGAAGGGGCCCTTCTTGAGACTGCGTGGCATCTTCTCGAACTCCTACTTGCGCTTCTTGCCGGCGTTGCGGCGGCGAACGATGAGCTTGTCGCTCTCCTTGTTGGGGTGGCGCGTGCGGCCTTCCTTCTGGCCCCACGGGCTGACCGGGTGACGACCACCGGAGGTCTTGCCCTCACCGCCACCGTGCGGGTGGTCGATCGGGTTCATCGCGACACCGCGGACGGTCGGGCGCACGCCCTTCCAGCGCATGCGGCCGGCCTTGCCCCAGTTGATGTTCGACTGCTCGGCGTTGCCGACCTCGCCGATCGTGGCGCGGCAGCGCGCGTCGACGTTGCGGACCTCGCCCGAGGGGAGGCGCAGCTGGGCGTAAGGGCCGTCCTTCGCGACGAGACGCACCGAGGAGCCAGCGGAGCGGGCCAGCTTGGCGCCACCGCCCGGCTTGAGCTCGATCGCGTGGACGACGGTGCCGGTCGGGATGTTGCGCAGCGGCAGGTTGTTGCCCGGCTTAATGTCCGCGCCAGCGCCCGACTCGACGATGTCGCCCTGCTTGAGACCGGCGGGCGCCAGGATGTAGCGCTTGGTGCCGTCCAGGAAGTGCAGGAGCGCGATACGAGCTGTGCGGTTCGGGTCGTACTCGATGTGGGCGACCTTGGCGTTCACGCCGTCCTTGTCATTGCGACGGAAGTCGATGACGCGGTACTGGCGCTTGTGGCCACCACCGATGTGACGGGTCGTGATGCGGCCCTGGTTGTTGCGGCCACCACTCTTCGACAGCGGCCGGAGAAGGGACTTCTCCGGCGTCGAGCGGGTGATCTCGGCGAAGTCAGCGACCGAGGAGCCGCGACGACCGGGGGTCGTGGGCTTGTAGTTACGAATAGCCATGTCTGTCTTCCTCTAATCCTTCGCTCAGCCGACGGCCGTGAAGATGTCGATGGAACCGGACTTCAGCGTGACGATGGCACGCTTGGTGTCCTTGCGCTTGCCGAGGCCGAACTTGGTGCGGCGGGTCTTGCCCTGACGGTTCAGGGTGTTCACCGATGCGACCTCGACCTTGAAGATCGACTCGATGGCGAGCTTGATCTCGGCCTTGTTGGAACGCGGGTCGACGAGGAAGGTGTACTTGCCCTCGTCGATCAGGCCGTAGCTCTTCTCGGAGACGACCGGGGCGATGATGACGTCGCGCGGGTCCTTGTTGACGGCGGCCATCAGGCGTTCACCTCTTCCTTCTTGGTCGCAGCGCTGGTGGACTTGGCTGCGATGAAGCCCTCGAGCGCGGCCTGGGTGAAGACGATGTCGTCGCTCACCAGCACGTCGTAGGCGTTCAGCTGGTCGTAGGTCAGCGCATGCACGGACGCGATGTTGCGCACGCTCTTGAAAGCGAGTTCGTCGTCGCGCTCCAGCACGACGAGGACGTGCTTCGAGGTGGCGACGCCGCTCAGCAGCTCCACGACGGCCTTGGTCGAGGGGGCTTCACCGGCGGTGAAGGCCTGGACGGCGTGGATGCGGCTGCCGCGAGCGCGGTCCGAGAGAGCGCCGAGCAGAGCGGCGGCGATCATCCTCTTGGGGGTGCGCTGCGAGTAGTCGCGCGGCGTCGGTCCGTGGACGATGCCACCACCGGTCATCTGGGGAGCGCGGATCGAGCCCTGACGAGCACGGCCGGTGCCCTTCTGCTTGAACGGCTTGCGGCCGGCGCCGGAGACCTCGCCACGACCCTTGGTCTTGTGCGTGCCCTGGCGAGCCGCGGCGAGCTGCGCCGTGACGACCTGGTGGATCAGCGGGATGTTGGTCTGAACGTCGAACAGGGAGTCGGGAAGCTCGACGGAGCCGGCCTTCTTGCCCTTGAGGTCGACGACGTCAATCGAGGTAGCCATGAGCTTAGGCCCCCTTCACTGCGTTGCGGACGAAAACGATGCGGCCGCGCGCACCGGGAACGGCGCCCTTGACCAGCAGCAGGCCCTTCTCGGCGTCGATGGCCTGCACCGTGAGGTTCAGGACGGTGACGCGCTCGCCGCCCATG
This genomic window from Leifsonia xyli subsp. cynodontis DSM 46306 contains:
- the rpsQ gene encoding 30S ribosomal protein S17, with protein sequence MAETTKATAVEPAADEALVRGYRKARRGYVVSDKMDKTIVVEVEDRVKHPLYGKVLRRTSKVKAHDENNTAGIGDLVLINETRPLSASKRWRLVEILEKAK
- the rpmC gene encoding 50S ribosomal protein L29; its protein translation is MAIGTKELAPSELDTFEDERLIDELKKAKEELFNLRFQSATGQLESHGRLRAVKRDIARIYTVIRERELGIRATPAPVEAEPAKKPAKKAAKSKAETEAPAAAEIAETETEEAK
- the rplP gene encoding 50S ribosomal protein L16, whose translation is MLIPRRVKHRKQHHPGRSGQATGGTKVSFGEFGIQALTPAYVTNRQIESARIAMTRHIKRGGKVWINIYPDRPLTKKPAETRMGSGKGSPEWWVANVKPGRVLFEVSGVSEDLAREAMTRAIHKLPLKARIIKREEGDA
- the rpsC gene encoding 30S ribosomal protein S3, which codes for MGQKVNPYGFRLGITTDHVSRWFSDSTKKGQRYSDYLAEDVKIRTLLKTSLDRAGVSRIEIERTRDRVRVDIHTARPGIVIGRRGAEAERIRADLEKLSGKQIQLNILEVKNPEADAQLVAQGIAEQLAARVAFRRAMRKGLQGAQRAGAKGVRIQVSGRLGGAEMSRSEFYREGRVPLHTLRANIDYGFYEAKTTFCRIGVKVWIYKGDITNKELAREQANVKPSRERNDRPRRGGRGSNAPEAQAAPAAAGVEA
- the rplV gene encoding 50S ribosomal protein L22, with translation MVESIARVRHIRVTPMKARRVVNLIRGKQAQEALAILRFAPQGASEPVYKLVASAIANARVKADQTNTYLDEQDLYVSRAFVDEGTTLKRFQPRAQGRAFRINKRTSHITVVLATPDEAEVAQPAKKASTVKKASN
- the rpsS gene encoding 30S ribosomal protein S19, encoding MPRSLKKGPFVDEHLFRKVVAANEANSKNVIKTWSRRSMIVPAMLGHTIAVHDGRKHIPVFVTETMVGHKLGEFAPTRTFRGHVKDDKKGRRR
- the rplB gene encoding 50S ribosomal protein L2, with product MAIRNYKPTTPGRRGSSVADFAEITRSTPEKSLLRPLSKSGGRNNQGRITTRHIGGGHKRQYRVIDFRRNDKDGVNAKVAHIEYDPNRTARIALLHFLDGTKRYILAPAGLKQGDIVESGAGADIKPGNNLPLRNIPTGTVVHAIELKPGGGAKLARSAGSSVRLVAKDGPYAQLRLPSGEVRNVDARCRATIGEVGNAEQSNINWGKAGRMRWKGVRPTVRGVAMNPIDHPHGGGEGKTSGGRHPVSPWGQKEGRTRHPNKESDKLIVRRRNAGKKRK
- the rplW gene encoding 50S ribosomal protein L23, with the translated sequence MAAVNKDPRDVIIAPVVSEKSYGLIDEGKYTFLVDPRSNKAEIKLAIESIFKVEVASVNTLNRQGKTRRTKFGLGKRKDTKRAIVTLKSGSIDIFTAVG
- the rplD gene encoding 50S ribosomal protein L4; the encoded protein is MATSIDVVDLKGKKAGSVELPDSLFDVQTNIPLIHQVVTAQLAAARQGTHKTKGRGEVSGAGRKPFKQKGTGRARQGSIRAPQMTGGGIVHGPTPRDYSQRTPKRMIAAALLGALSDRARGSRIHAVQAFTAGEAPSTKAVVELLSGVATSKHVLVVLERDDELAFKSVRNIASVHALTYDQLNAYDVLVSDDIVFTQAALEGFIAAKSTSAATKKEEVNA